A genomic window from Fusarium verticillioides 7600 chromosome 5, whole genome shotgun sequence includes:
- a CDS encoding translation initiation factor 2 subunit 2, producing MEGEVPTERKSRKSVAFTDEQVVVDADGSVTMVNATEEPKDSAQSHTPPAEDLPPAEDGGLDLSLLKKKKKKSKKVDDADADADADAAPADDAAPAEDGGLDLTLKKKKKKKAPKGDDDFTKQLEKLELKEGEEVEEVPQEQEGDMNEGTGIWAHDETKTIGYSMLLSRFFHQLTERNPDHTSPGTKSYKIPPPQCMREGNRKTVFANIADISKRMKRTEEHLTAYLFAELGTSGSVDGSRRLVIKGRFQQKQIENVVRKYIIEYVTCKTCKSPDTELNKGENRLYFITCNNCGSRRSVTAIKTGFSAQVGKRRKMQG from the exons ATGGAGGGCGAG GTACCAACCGAACGCAAATCACGCAAATCCGTTGCCTTCACCGACGAACAAGTTGTTGTCGACGCTGACGGTTCAGTGACCATGGTTAACGCTACCGAAGAACCCAAGGATTCGGCTCAGTCCCACACGCCTC CCGCTGAGGACCTTCCCCCAGCTGAGGATGGTGGTCTCGACCTTTccctgctcaagaagaagaagaagaagtcaaagaaggtcgacgatgccgatgccgatgccgacgCCGACGCTGCCCCCGCTGACGATGCTGCCCCCGCCGAGGATGGGGGCCTTGACCtgactctgaagaagaagaagaagaagaaggccccCAAGGGCGACGATGATTTCACCAAGCAGCTCGAGAAacttgagctcaaggagggcgaggaagtcgaggaggTTCCCCAGGAGCAGGAGGGTGATATGAACGAGGGAACCGGCATTTGGGCTCACgatgagaccaagaccattgGCTACAGCATGCTCCTTTCCCgcttcttccaccaactcACCGAGAGAAACCCCGACCACACTTCCCCGGGAACCAAGAGCTACAAGatccctcctcctcagtgCATGCGAGAAGGCAACCGAAAAACtgtctttgccaacatcGCCGATATCTCCAAGCGTATGAAGAGAACCGAGGAGCATCTCACTGCCTATCTTTTTGCCGAGTTGGGTACCAGCGGTTCCGTTGACGGAAGCCGAAGGTTAGTCATCAAGGGTCGTttccagcagaagcagatcgaGAACGTTGTCCGAAAATACATCA TCGAGTATGTTACCTGCAAGACCTGCAAATCTCCCGACACCGAACTCAACAAGGGTGAGAACCGTCTTTACTTCATCACCTGCAACAACTGCGGCTCCCGACGAAGTGTTACCGCTATCAAGACTGGTTTCTCCGCCCAGGTCGGTAAGCGAAGAAAGATGCAGGGCTAA
- a CDS encoding translation initiation factor 2 subunit 2, translating into MEGEVPTERKSRKSVAFTDEQVVVDADGSVTMVNATEEPKDSAQSHTPRTPPLSAALESFTDSQTTAAEDLPPAEDGGLDLSLLKKKKKKSKKVDDADADADADAAPADDAAPAEDGGLDLTLKKKKKKKAPKGDDDFTKQLEKLELKEGEEVEEVPQEQEGDMNEGTGIWAHDETKTIGYSMLLSRFFHQLTERNPDHTSPGTKSYKIPPPQCMREGNRKTVFANIADISKRMKRTEEHLTAYLFAELGTSGSVDGSRRLVIKGRFQQKQIENVVRKYIIEYVTCKTCKSPDTELNKGENRLYFITCNNCGSRRSVTAIKTGFSAQVGKRRKMQG; encoded by the exons ATGGAGGGCGAG GTACCAACCGAACGCAAATCACGCAAATCCGTTGCCTTCACCGACGAACAAGTTGTTGTCGACGCTGACGGTTCAGTGACCATGGTTAACGCTACCGAAGAACCCAAGGATTCGGCTCAGTCCCACACGCCTCGTACGCCGCCGCTTTCTGCCGCCCTTGAGTCCTTTACTGATTCGCAAACGACAGCCGCTGAGGACCTTCCCCCAGCTGAGGATGGTGGTCTCGACCTTTccctgctcaagaagaagaagaagaagtcaaagaaggtcgacgatgccgatgccgatgccgacgCCGACGCTGCCCCCGCTGACGATGCTGCCCCCGCCGAGGATGGGGGCCTTGACCtgactctgaagaagaagaagaagaagaaggccccCAAGGGCGACGATGATTTCACCAAGCAGCTCGAGAAacttgagctcaaggagggcgaggaagtcgaggaggTTCCCCAGGAGCAGGAGGGTGATATGAACGAGGGAACCGGCATTTGGGCTCACgatgagaccaagaccattgGCTACAGCATGCTCCTTTCCCgcttcttccaccaactcACCGAGAGAAACCCCGACCACACTTCCCCGGGAACCAAGAGCTACAAGatccctcctcctcagtgCATGCGAGAAGGCAACCGAAAAACtgtctttgccaacatcGCCGATATCTCCAAGCGTATGAAGAGAACCGAGGAGCATCTCACTGCCTATCTTTTTGCCGAGTTGGGTACCAGCGGTTCCGTTGACGGAAGCCGAAGGTTAGTCATCAAGGGTCGTttccagcagaagcagatcgaGAACGTTGTCCGAAAATACATCA TCGAGTATGTTACCTGCAAGACCTGCAAATCTCCCGACACCGAACTCAACAAGGGTGAGAACCGTCTTTACTTCATCACCTGCAACAACTGCGGCTCCCGACGAAGTGTTACCGCTATCAAGACTGGTTTCTCCGCCCAGGTCGGTAAGCGAAGAAAGATGCAGGGCTAA
- a CDS encoding translation initiation factor 2 subunit 2, with the protein MVNATEEPKDSAQSHTPRTPPLSAALESFTDSQTTAAEDLPPAEDGGLDLSLLKKKKKKSKKVDDADADADADAAPADDAAPAEDGGLDLTLKKKKKKKAPKGDDDFTKQLEKLELKEGEEVEEVPQEQEGDMNEGTGIWAHDETKTIGYSMLLSRFFHQLTERNPDHTSPGTKSYKIPPPQCMREGNRKTVFANIADISKRMKRTEEHLTAYLFAELGTSGSVDGSRRLVIKGRFQQKQIENVVRKYIIEYVTCKTCKSPDTELNKGENRLYFITCNNCGSRRSVTAIKTGFSAQVGKRRKMQG; encoded by the exons ATGGTTAACGCTACCGAAGAACCCAAGGATTCGGCTCAGTCCCACACGCCTCGTACGCCGCCGCTTTCTGCCGCCCTTGAGTCCTTTACTGATTCGCAAACGACAGCCGCTGAGGACCTTCCCCCAGCTGAGGATGGTGGTCTCGACCTTTccctgctcaagaagaagaagaagaagtcaaagaaggtcgacgatgccgatgccgatgccgacgCCGACGCTGCCCCCGCTGACGATGCTGCCCCCGCCGAGGATGGGGGCCTTGACCtgactctgaagaagaagaagaagaagaaggccccCAAGGGCGACGATGATTTCACCAAGCAGCTCGAGAAacttgagctcaaggagggcgaggaagtcgaggaggTTCCCCAGGAGCAGGAGGGTGATATGAACGAGGGAACCGGCATTTGGGCTCACgatgagaccaagaccattgGCTACAGCATGCTCCTTTCCCgcttcttccaccaactcACCGAGAGAAACCCCGACCACACTTCCCCGGGAACCAAGAGCTACAAGatccctcctcctcagtgCATGCGAGAAGGCAACCGAAAAACtgtctttgccaacatcGCCGATATCTCCAAGCGTATGAAGAGAACCGAGGAGCATCTCACTGCCTATCTTTTTGCCGAGTTGGGTACCAGCGGTTCCGTTGACGGAAGCCGAAGGTTAGTCATCAAGGGTCGTttccagcagaagcagatcgaGAACGTTGTCCGAAAATACATCA TCGAGTATGTTACCTGCAAGACCTGCAAATCTCCCGACACCGAACTCAACAAGGGTGAGAACCGTCTTTACTTCATCACCTGCAACAACTGCGGCTCCCGACGAAGTGTTACCGCTATCAAGACTGGTTTCTCCGCCCAGGTCGGTAAGCGAAGAAAGATGCAGGGCTAA
- a CDS encoding translation initiation factor 2 subunit 2: MVNATEEPKDSAQSHTPPAEDLPPAEDGGLDLSLLKKKKKKSKKVDDADADADADAAPADDAAPAEDGGLDLTLKKKKKKKAPKGDDDFTKQLEKLELKEGEEVEEVPQEQEGDMNEGTGIWAHDETKTIGYSMLLSRFFHQLTERNPDHTSPGTKSYKIPPPQCMREGNRKTVFANIADISKRMKRTEEHLTAYLFAELGTSGSVDGSRRLVIKGRFQQKQIENVVRKYIIEYVTCKTCKSPDTELNKGENRLYFITCNNCGSRRSVTAIKTGFSAQVGKRRKMQG, encoded by the exons ATGGTTAACGCTACCGAAGAACCCAAGGATTCGGCTCAGTCCCACACGCCTC CCGCTGAGGACCTTCCCCCAGCTGAGGATGGTGGTCTCGACCTTTccctgctcaagaagaagaagaagaagtcaaagaaggtcgacgatgccgatgccgatgccgacgCCGACGCTGCCCCCGCTGACGATGCTGCCCCCGCCGAGGATGGGGGCCTTGACCtgactctgaagaagaagaagaagaagaaggccccCAAGGGCGACGATGATTTCACCAAGCAGCTCGAGAAacttgagctcaaggagggcgaggaagtcgaggaggTTCCCCAGGAGCAGGAGGGTGATATGAACGAGGGAACCGGCATTTGGGCTCACgatgagaccaagaccattgGCTACAGCATGCTCCTTTCCCgcttcttccaccaactcACCGAGAGAAACCCCGACCACACTTCCCCGGGAACCAAGAGCTACAAGatccctcctcctcagtgCATGCGAGAAGGCAACCGAAAAACtgtctttgccaacatcGCCGATATCTCCAAGCGTATGAAGAGAACCGAGGAGCATCTCACTGCCTATCTTTTTGCCGAGTTGGGTACCAGCGGTTCCGTTGACGGAAGCCGAAGGTTAGTCATCAAGGGTCGTttccagcagaagcagatcgaGAACGTTGTCCGAAAATACATCA TCGAGTATGTTACCTGCAAGACCTGCAAATCTCCCGACACCGAACTCAACAAGGGTGAGAACCGTCTTTACTTCATCACCTGCAACAACTGCGGCTCCCGACGAAGTGTTACCGCTATCAAGACTGGTTTCTCCGCCCAGGTCGGTAAGCGAAGAAAGATGCAGGGCTAA
- a CDS encoding hypothetical protein (At least one base has a quality score < 10), whose protein sequence is MFSPSVAQGGPATATRSRRRQRPLSSEHVAQQPKAKRQRVPLTEQTFVNPDAQQEMIEVKTDAKVATLPAKNKNKNIEPPPESPSPVLRKELNVRAKKAKHGDRAANKGDGSLVLTSTNAYSVSKLPALPDRIRTDWSAYQTADIFSTGYALSLTQTHALVWPYTSTSQSPETFSFNLPSTSKPNDSLPVGCLVSPSASSAEPGLVVVMGGSGKVVYWESIASAATFVFMKKDRTGVEYTISGMQTGEKVVAITNAESAGFILTFNSGRLAYMNVRDGQGRPAISVQFLRNSLSPSTGGIFGSIRHAFQHLSLKGDVAAVRADRSSRTGERNIVALTSKGRLHAWRVHRGGHNEVIGDADVRENIIAALQETDPASQEYPHDSFEAVDFTYVPKGLESKYLELSRLSEAMATDDSSVQHLLILVSLTLRSTARYALVEAILTPQGCQIGMIRPITSYSAPSSPSDTARPRLYLPRPALVAFVVFDRATVIASIAVPPQSPESQLQTDSHILPAAFEDVVDFREDDVHEIIGSGFEESSPALSHEEHRLHRPRTKNPAVVLMVRGAGVVRIVTTDVDKFASDTPPEVSAKSKIEQSVFYGVKQDNPLAFDGRQEIKFSNEEVAHAALEVSHEILSSNTPFISTLPASLEDNLRARSTALERLIAQLNIMGADLDRKTRWSLLYDAEKMHVATLLWKRHEAFTASRPANAKKSLIGYIVEFIHQDDKHNPVAEAGEVDRVRYWFTRDVFRLEILVAWAYQVIKTLYREHLLDEAKLTAMLHEAIQINTCTHVAALDFRKNNLGAYGLGFEELRLGILRDGYDDLPEPWTGSHFVANNIKRLVDLADQWLLKDQDAGEPARASNQQDYKVRSKIFEEMPTLVDGMLTSVLEYARWSATRPELKTMSQEFAKLYKTSSFEKPLALARSGRWEEGASIAEKHECLRALPMILLDHIQMLEDRLAEPDLSLVDRQTFKRLRDNKKAKLENSFSVYGQSFAFPAYEFLLQKHGVEAVLEFDLDKLGYKTQFLRSKPELARISWINDVQQEKDVGHSADTLVTLALTKNSKCGTRRLSLSLGKLALLAELEDKKTGFGWPQGER, encoded by the exons ATGTTTTCTCCATCTGTCGCTCAGGGTGGCCCTGCGACGGCAACTCGTTCACGCCGCCGCCAACGTCCCTTGAGCTCCGAACATGTCGCTCAGCagccaaaagccaagagGCAGAGAGTTCCCTTGACAGAGCAGACCTTTGTCAACCCCGATGCCCAGCAGGAAATGATCGAGGTAAAGACCGATGCCAAGGTCGCAACTCTACCcgccaaaaacaaaaacaaaaacatcGAGCCTCCTCCCGAGAGCCCCAGCCCAGTGCTGCGCAAGGAATTGAATGTTCGCgcgaagaaggcaaagcaTGGCGACCGCGCCGCTAACAAAGGCGACGGAAGTCTTGTTTTG ACAAGCACAAACGCATACAGCGTCAGCAAGCTCCCAGCTCTACCTGACAGGATTCGTACAGATTGGTCAG CCTACCAAACTGCCGACATCTTCTCCACAGGCTATGCTCTTTCTCTCACCCAAACACACGCCCTTGTCTGGCCCTACACATCGACATCACAATCACCCGAaaccttttccttcaacctcCCATCAACGTCCAAACCCAACGATTCCCTTCCTGTAGGATGCCTCGTATCGCCGTCTGCGTCATCCGCGGAACCTGGACTGGTTGTGGTCATGGGAGGTAGTGGAAAAGTCGTCTATTGGGAGTCAATTGCCAGCGCGGCTACATTTGTCttcatgaagaaggatcGGACTGGAGTCGAGTACACTATATCGGGAATGCAGACTGGGGAAAAGGTTGTGGCTATCACGAACGCCGAATCCGCCGGATTCATTCTCACCTTCAACTCTGGCCGCCTTGCCTACATGAATGTGCGTGACGGCCAAGGTCGCCCTGCCATTTCTGTACAGTTTCTTCGCAACAGCCTGTCGCCCTCCACAGGTGGAATCTTTGGCAGTATTCGACATGCTTTTCAACACTTGTCTCTCAAAGGAGATGTTGCAGCTGTCCGTGCGGACCGATCCTCGCGAACAGGCGAGAGAAACATTGTGGCCCTCACCAGCAAAGGCCGACTGCATGCATGGAGAGTCCACCGCGGAGGCCATAACGAGGTGATCGGCGACGCAGACGTGCGTGaaaacatcatcgccgcGCTCCAGGAGACCGATCCCGCATCCCAGGAATACCCCCATGATTCTTTCGAGGCAGTTGATTTTACTTACGTGCCAAAGGGCTTGGAATCCAAGTACCTTGAGTTGAGTAGGCTCAGCGAGGCTATGGCCACCGATGATTCCTCGGTACAACATCTTCTGATACTTGTCAGCCTGACTTTGCGAAGCACGGCTCGGTACGCCTTAGTTGAAGCTATCCTGACGCCCCAAGGATGCCAAATAGGGATGATTCGTCCCATTACCTCATATAGTGCACCATCTTCACCCTCCGATACCGCACGGCCACGTCTATATCTTCCTCGCCCTGCCCTGGTTGCTTTCGTCGTCTTCGATCGCGCCACTGTCATCGCATCCATTGCTGTCCCACCACAGTCTCCTGAGTCACAGCTCCAAACCGACAGTCACATTTTACCTGCCGCTTTcgaagatgttgtcgatTTCCGCGAAGATGATGTACACGAAATCATCGGCTCAGGGTTTGAAGAAAGTTCGCCTGCCCTTAGCCATGAAGAGCATCGACTTCATCGACCCAGGACGAAGAATCCCGCTGTGGTTCTCATGGTTCGAGGTGCCGGCGTAGTGCGAATCGTGACAACTGACGTGGATAAGTTTGCTAGTGACACGCCCCCGGAGGTTTCTGCGAAGAGCAAGATCGAACAGTCCGTCTTCTACGGCGTTAAACAAGACAATCCTCTGGCCTTCGACGGACGACAAGAAATCAAATTTTCCAACGAAGAAGTTGCCCATGCTGCACTGGAAGTTAGCCACgagatcttgagctcaaACACTCCTTTTATCTCTACTCTCCCGGCTTCGCTAGAGGACAATCTCCGAGCTCGGTCGACTGCACTTGAGAGATTGATAGCTCAGCTTAACATTATGGGGGCAGACCTCGATCGCAAGACACGTTGGAGCTTGCTATATGATGCCGAGAAGATGCATGTGGCTACATTGCTCTGGAAACGACACGAAGCCTTCACTGCATCACGACCAGCGAATGCCAAGAAGAGCCTTATTGGTTATATTGTTGAGTTCATTCACCAAGATGATAAACACAACcctgttgctgaggctggcGAAGTTGATCGAGTTCGATACTGGTTTACACGGGATGTTTTCCGTCTCGAGATACTTGTAGCTTGGGCGTATCAAGTCATCAAGACGCTCTATAGGGAGCATTTGCTTGACGAGGCCAAGCTAACTGCCATGCTCCACGAAGCCATCCAAATCAACACTTGCACGCATGTCGCAGCGCTCGATTTCCGAAAGAACAACTTAGGCGCTTATGGTCTTGGTTTTGAAGAACTGCGCCTAGGTATTCTTCGCGACGGATACGACGACCTTCCCGAGCCATGGACTGGTTCTCATTTCGTTGCCAACAACATTAAACGTCTGGTCGATCTCGCAGATCAATGGTTGCTTAAGGATCAAGATGCAGGTGAACCGGCCAGGGCTTCAAATCAGCAGGACTATAAGGTGAGGTCCAAGATTTTTGAAGAAATGCCAACACTTGTCGATGGGATGCTCACTTCGGTTCTGGAATATGCCCGTTGGTCAGCAACGCGCCCTGAGCTGAAGACCATGTCCCAGGAATTTGCCAAGCTGTACAAGACGAGTTCATTTGAGAAGCCCCTTGCCCTAGCGCGGTCAGGCAGGTGGGAAGAGGGAGCCTCTATCGCTGAGAAGCACGAATGTCTCCGTGCTCTCCCTATGATTTTGTTGGATCATATACAAATGCTCGAAGATCGTCTTGCTGAGCCAGACTTGTCACTTGTTGACAGGCAAACCTTTAAACGACTGAGGGAcaacaagaaggccaagctgGAGAACAGCTTTTCCGTCTACGGCCAGTCATTTGCATTCCCGGCATACGAGTTCCTGCTCCAAAAACACGGCGTTGAAGCTGTCCTGGAATTTGATCTCGACAAGTTGGGTTATAAGACCCAGTTTCTGCGTAGCAAGCCTGAACTGGCGCGAATATCGTGGATCAACGATGTGCAGCAAGAGAAGGACGTCGGCCACAGCGCAGACACTCTCGTGACCCTCGCACTTACCAAGAACAGCAAGTGtggaacaagaagattgagttTGAGTCTCGGaaagcttgctcttcttgctgagctcgaggacaagaaaacTGGATTCGGGTGGCCTCAAGGTGAACGCTGA
- a CDS encoding [acyl-carrier-protein] S-malonyltransferase, translating to MDKLAMSTMRCCRTYTIANPIRSPVFPQSPSRPSLQASQHHHHQQQQPKHQLSQQRWRSTHRGGTRTALFFPGQGVQRVGMLNPWLEAFPSTASQLRDEIDEYMGYKLSDIIQNGPSKVLTETPNAQPAIMATSIFILRILEREFNFKVTDHFDVTLGHSLGEFAAVVAGGYISFQDSLHLVRKRAEAMSDATKHAIENYGGEYGMVAVISHPEHMDSLIQAIREFVNISAEDQADLPPIEQVLIANINSKNQIVLSGNIERIKTLIAHVRQFLGYDPRAVRLKADSPFHSPIMQPAVTVMRQLLEEPSRVKGREKEDVVTFPGILPIVSNVSARPVCCKKELKDLLARGCLDTVRWWDSIKYLDQEARIRRWVGVGPGKVGRNLVGKEVGMRGKDLVKGGGVWAITDPSEVEEVLRGLEDTANLMEDDEYSE from the coding sequence ATGGACAAGCTCGCGATGTCCACGATGCGGTGCTGTCGCACTTACACGATAGCCAACCCTATTCGCTCTCCCGTTTTCCCACAAAGCCCAAGTCGACCGTCATTGCAGGCTtcacaacaccaccaccaccaacaacaacaaccaaagCATCAACTGTCACAACAAAGATGGCGTTCTACACATCGCGGCGGCACCAGGACAGCCCTGTTCTTCCCCGGCCAGGGCGTTCAGCGGGTTGGCATGCTGAATCCATGGCTCGAGGCTTTCCCTTCGACGGCATCGCAGTTACGGGACGAGATCGACGAATACATGGGTTACAAGCTCTCCGACATAATTCAGAACGGGCCATCAAAGGTTCTTACTGAGACACCTAATGCGCAACcggccatcatggctacgtccatcttcatcctgcGCATCCTCGAACGCGAATTCAACTTCAAAGTCACCGACCACTTCGATGTGACGCTGGGACACTCACTGGGTGAGTTTGCCGCTGTCGTCGCGGGCGGCTACATCTCCTTCCAGGACAGTTTACACCTCGTTCGTAAACGGGCAGAGGCAATGTCGGACGCCACGAAACATGCAATTGAAAACTATGGTGGCGAGTATGGCATGGTGGCAGTTATATCTCACCCGGAACACATGGACAGCCTGATTCAGGCCATTCGAGAGTTTGTCAACATCTCAGCTGAAGACCAGGCCGACCTGCCACCGATTGAACAAGTTTTGATAGCCAACATAAACAGCAAGAATCAGATTGTACTGAGTGGAAATATCGAGCGTATAAAGACGCTCATCGCCCATGTCCGTCAATTCCTTGGCTACGACCCGCGCGCCGTCCGTCTCAAAGCCGACAGTCCTTTTCACAGTCCCATCATGCAACCAGCAGTCACCGTAATGCGCCAGCTCCTAGAAGAACCCAGCAGGGTGAAGGGTCGTGAAAAGGAGGACGTTGTGACGTTCCCAGGCATATTGCCCATCGTGAGCAACGTATCTGCGCGGCCAGTTTGCTGTAAGAAGGAACTCAAGGATTTGCTGGCCCGCGGCTGTCTGGATACAGTTCGTTGGTGGGATAGCATCAAATACCTAGACCAAGAGGCGCGCATACGACGATGGGTGGGCGTCGGACCTGGAAAGGTCGGCCGTAATCTTGTCGGAAAAGAGGTCGGCATGCGTGGCAAGGACCTTGTGAAGGGAGGGGGCGTATGGGCTATTACAGATCCatctgaggttgaggaggttcTGAGAGGGCTTGAAGATACGGCGAATCTcatggaagatgatgagtatTCAGAGTAA
- a CDS encoding exosome complex component RRP4, whose product MPITILNPQPPTPRRPQAVAATNSDSDSDSEGGAGVVADDILTPGAEITSNAQWMRGHGTYVPPGSSSIKSSLAGTLTKTNKLLSVRPLRARYTPEIGDLVVGRIVEVQAKRHQLTRWYLRKRTETDELQIRSFFAEGDLVVAEVQQLHQDGAASLHTRSLKYGKLRNGVFVAVTGTGGGGGVVRSKRQVWTMDVANAGGKVDVLLGVNGYIWISKHIESDPAAEAAGINRMEENVSSKVYSSQNDPMEVSTMREIARIRSVILALVENGLRVDEDTVTRGYSEAVDMVRDTTDDDLYLGGNKGQHLAAVLTGR is encoded by the exons aTGCCTATCACAATCCTCAACCCTCAGCCTCCCACGCCCCGGAGACCACAGGCTGTTGCAGCTACAAATTCCGACTCTGACTCCGACTCAGAAggcggtgctggtgttgtggcCGACGACATTCTCACTCCAGGCGCTGAGATAACTTCAAATGCCCAATGGATGCG tggACACGGCACTTACGTACCGCCTGGGTCATCGTCTATCAAATCTTCTCTTGCTGGTACTCTCACAAAGACAAACAAGCTGCTCTCTGTGCGGCCTCTCCGAGCCCGCTACACTCCGGAGATTGGTGACTTGGTCGTTGGTCGAATCGTCGAAGTCCAGGCAAAGCG ccatcaactTACCCGGTGGTATCTCCGCAAGCGTACTGAAACTGATGAGCTTCAAATCCGCAGCTTCTTCGCCGAaggtgatcttgttgtcgCCGAAGTCCAGCAGCTGCACCAAGACGGTGCCGCGAGTCTCCACACCCGCAGTTTGAAGTATGGTAAGCTTCGCAACGGTGTCTTCGTCGCTGTCACTGGAAccggtggtggcggtggtgtcgtTCGATCCAAGAGACAGGTCTGGACAATGGATGTGGCCAACGCCGGCGGCAAGGTCGATGTCCTTCTTGGGGTAAATGGATACATTTGGATCAGCAAACACATAGAAAGCGACCCGGCCGCTGAGGCAGCGGGCATCAATCGTATGGAGGAGAATGTTAGCAGCAAGGTCTACTCGAGTCAGAATGATCCCATGGAAGTGTCGACCATGCGCGAGATTGCGCGAATCCGCAGCGTCATCCTGGCCCTTGTTGAGAACGGACTCAGGGTGGATGAAGATACAGTCACCAGAGGATACAGTGAGGCAGTAGATATGGTTCGCGATACTACTGACGACGACCTGTACCTGGGAGGCAACAAGGGACAGCACCTAGCAGCTGTTTTGACTGGCCGTTAA
- a CDS encoding beta-1,4-N-acetylglucosaminyltransferase translates to MERPRLDRVCLVTVGATTGFGKLVESVLQPSFWQYMHSQSFTQLRVQCGPDLARASKQLADRKDDIPSALCIELFASRKNLMKEEMSLCKDADGKRQLGLVISHAGTGTILDAWKMGLPLIVVPNIQLLNDHQTEMAKHLSKEGYAIMSSGRY, encoded by the exons ATGGAGAGGCCTCGTCTTGACCGCGTGTGTCTTGTCACGGTCGGTGCGACCACGGGGTTTGGCAAACTCGTTGAATCGGTACTTCAGCCAAGTTTCTGGCAATACATGCATTCACAGAGTTTTACTCAACTGCGCGTACAATGCGGCCCTGATCTTGCCCGGGCGAGCAAACAACTTGCCGATCGCAAAGATGACATTCCATCGGCCCTATGTATCGAGCTATTTGCATCCAGAAAAAATCTCATGAAGGAGGAAATGTCTCTATGCAAGGACGCTGATGGCAAGAGACAACTTGGCCTTGTGATATCCCACGCTG GTACGGGAACAATCCTGGATGCGTGGAAGATGGGGTTGCCTCTTATCGTTGTACCAAATATACAGCTTTTGAACGATCACCAGACTGAGATGGCTAAACATCTCTCCAAGGAGGGGTATGCAATCATGAGCTCTGGAAGGTATTAA
- a CDS encoding beta-1,4-N-acetylglucosaminyltransferase, whose product MERPRLDRVCLVTVGATTGFGKLVESVLQPSFWQYMHSQSFTQLRVQCGPDLARASKQLADRKDDIPSALCIELFASRKNLMKEEMSLCKDADGKRQLGLVISHAGTGTILDAWKMGLPLIVVPNIQLLNDHQTEMAKHLSKEGYAIMSSGSAEDLEEAIHKVGLLWEENKTRWPPHVIPSQQPKRLRLWDLAPEDVAKEQNATMVHD is encoded by the exons ATGGAGAGGCCTCGTCTTGACCGCGTGTGTCTTGTCACGGTCGGTGCGACCACGGGGTTTGGCAAACTCGTTGAATCGGTACTTCAGCCAAGTTTCTGGCAATACATGCATTCACAGAGTTTTACTCAACTGCGCGTACAATGCGGCCCTGATCTTGCCCGGGCGAGCAAACAACTTGCCGATCGCAAAGATGACATTCCATCGGCCCTATGTATCGAGCTATTTGCATCCAGAAAAAATCTCATGAAGGAGGAAATGTCTCTATGCAAGGACGCTGATGGCAAGAGACAACTTGGCCTTGTGATATCCCACGCTG GTACGGGAACAATCCTGGATGCGTGGAAGATGGGGTTGCCTCTTATCGTTGTACCAAATATACAGCTTTTGAACGATCACCAGACTGAGATGGCTAAACATCTCTCCAAGGAGGGGTATGCAATCATGAGCTCTGGAAG TgccgaggatcttgaagaagctatcCATAAGGTGGGACTTCTCTGggaggagaacaagactcgTTGGCCTCCACACGTTATTCCCTCCCAACAACCCAAGAGGCTTCGCTTGTGGGATCTCGCCCCTGAAGACGTCGCCAAAGAACAGAACGCCACGATGGTGCATGATTAG